TGGCGCGCGCAAAATTGCCGCCAAGCCCGATGAAAGCCTTTGCCCGGCCCGAAATCATGGCGCCAATGGCTTCGACCACGTTATGTCCGCGATTGCGCGGCATTTTCACGCCGATCTCCCGCTCCAGCGCGTCGATCAGCGCTTTCGGGGCTTTCTCATTGATCCCGACCGTCCGGTCGCCCTGGACGTTGGAATGACCGCGCACCGGGCAAAGCCCCGTGCCGGGCCGCCCGATATTGCCGCGCAGGAACATCAGACTGGCGATCTCGCGGATCGTCGCGACCGAATGGCGGTGCTGCGTGACCCCCATCGCCCAGGTGCAGATCACCTTATCTGCGGCCAGATAGACTCCGGCCGCGCGGGTGATTTCCTCCAGCGTCAGGCCGGACTGTTCGAGAATCTGATCCCAGTCGGTGGCATCGACCTCGACCTTCCAGGCGTCAAATCCGTGGCAATGCTCCCGGATAAAGGCGTGATCAATCACCGAAGGGCGGCCATCGGCCAGCGCCTGGTCTTCGGCCGCGAAAACCAGTTTGGCGATGCCTCTGACCGCCGCCATATCGCCGCCAAGCCGTGGCTGATAGTAATCGGTCGAGGTCGGCTCTGATCCGCCAAAGATCATTTCCAGCTTGTTCTGCGGATCGGCGAAACGCTGAAGTCCCTTTTCTTTCAGCGGGTTGAACACCACCACTTTCGCGCCCCGCGCAGTCGCTTTGCGCAGATCGGCCAGCATACGCGGGTGATTGGTGCCTGGGTTTTGCCCGATCACGAAAATCGCATCCGCCGCTTCGAAATCCTCGAGCAGCACCGTGCCCTTGCCGATGCCGATCGCTTCGGTCAGCGCCACGCCCGAGGCCTCGTGGCACATGTTCGAACAGTCGGGGAAGTTGTTGGTGCCGTAAAGCCGCACGAAAAGCTGGTAGAGGAACGCCGCCTCGTTTGACGCCCGCCCCGAGGTGTAGAATTCGGCCCGGTCCGGATCATCCAGCGCATTCAGCGCGGCGCCGATGGCGGCAAAGGCTTCCTCCCAGCTGGTCTGGCGATAACGGTCGCTGGCCGTATCATAGACCATCGGATGGGTGAGCCTGCCCTGATGTTCAAGATCGAAATCCGACCAGCCGCGCAGTTCGGTGACGGTATGGGCGGCAAAGAAATCGGGCGTGACACGTTTTTGGGTCGCCTCCCAGGCCACCGCCTTGACGCCGTTTTCGCAAAATTCGAACGAAGAGCCATGTTCCGGGTCGCCCCAGGCGCAGCCCGGGCAGTCAAATCCGTCGGGCTGGTTCGCCCTGAGCATGGTCCGTGCGCCGGCCAGGGGGTTGCCGGTCGCAAGCAGCCGCTTGCCACAGCTTTTCAGCGCGCCCCAGCCGCCAGCCGCTGCCGAAGACTTGCCGATAAACTCGTTCTTGCCCATGACGGCCCCTTTTTCGCGCGCAAAGCCCCCTCGCCCGTCGCGGGACGGTGGAGAATGAGGCCGGATTTCTGGCTGACAGCTGCCGGAGGCCGCCTGTCCTCGGCGGTCAGAGACCGGCGGGCGAGGCAAAAGCGCAAGGGTTGCCCCGGTGAAATAGCGCAGGGGGCAGGAATTCCAAGTGTCAGATGCGCCTTTTCAGGCAGTCATACGACATTTGCTTATTTTCCCATCAGGAATGTGTCTTTCTTGCCAGTGGTTGTGACGCCATGTTCCGGCACAGCCCCCGGGCCGAGGTTGACAAATGCCGGCATTCCCGCCGGACTGCGGCACATGGCGACCGTTATAGACACCAAGATTCACCCCCCGCTCTTACGGTCGACGCTCTTGCGGCGCGAGGCGGCCCTTGCGCTGATGGATCAGGCGCTGGCGCATCCGCTGACGGTCCTGCGCGCGCCGGCTGGGTTTGGAAAAACGACATTGGTGGCACAATGGGGCGCCGGGCTTGAGGAAACGGGTTTCGCCTGGCTTTCGCTGGATCCAATGGCCGACAGCGGCAGATCGTTCATCCTGCATCTGATCCGCGCGGTCGGGCGCGCCTTGCCCGCGCCTGACATGGCGCTGCAGAACCTGATCACCTCGGAATCCCTGTCTGCGACCGGCGCGCTTGCGGCACTTGTCGCAGCGGTTCTGGCAGCCGGGCGGCCCCTGGTCCTCGTGCTTGATGACCTTCACCGCCTGACCTCTGCAGAAGCCCTCGCCTTCCTGCAATCGCTGATTGATCACGCGCCCTCCCGGCTCCATATCGTGCTGATCTCGCGCAGCGATCCGCCTTTGCATCTGGCGCATCTCCGGGCGCGCGGGCAGCTGGTCCGTATCCCCGACAGCGCGCTGCGCTTCTCGCGGGCCGAGACGGCGGATTTCCTGCATGAAAGCCTCGGGCTCACGATGGAACCCGCAGAGCTGACGACGCTCCATACCCGGACCGAGGGCTGGATCGCGGCGCTGCAACTCGCCGGTCTCGCGATGAATGAGGAAGGCGACCGGCCGGGCTTTCTTGCACGGTTTTCCGGCGCAGATGGTGATATTGCCGCCTTTCTGGGCCAGGAGGTTCTGTCGCGGCTGCCCGGCGATATGATGGATTTCCTCAGCCGCAGCGCGGTACTGGAATGGTTCGATGCCGATCTGGCGGCGCAGGTGACCGGGCATCAGGATGCAGCGGCGATGATCCGGCGCATCGACCAGGCGAACCTGTTCCTTGTGGCGCTGACGCCCTCGCGCACGACCTTCCGCTACCATCACCTTTTTGCCGATCTCTTGCGCAGCCTGCCCCGCACCGCCGAACTGGCCCCGGCGCTGAACCGCGCCGCCGCCGATTGCCTTTCCGCACGCGGGCTGGAAATCGACGCGGTGCATTATGCCCTGGCGGCGGGTGATACGCTGCGCGCGGCCGAACTGGTCGAGACCTGCTGCATGGCGGCAGTCAAGCTCGGCCAGATCACCCGGCTGCGCGCCTGGCTTGAACGGCTGCCGCCGGGCGTGAATGACAGCCGGCCGCGTTTGCTGCTGGCCCAGGCCTGGGTCTATTTCCATTCCAGCGCGCCGCGCCGGGCGCTGACCTGCGTGCGTGCCGCCCGCGATCTCCTGCGCCAGACGCAGTCTGACGCAGCTTTGCCGCGCGAGACCCATGCCGCGCTCTGGGCCGAGATGCAGGTGCTGGGGGTAGGCGCGCTTTCGGCCGGGGAACGCTCTGCCCGGGCGCGGCGGATGGCGCTGACCCTGTTGCCCGGCCTGCCGCATCAGGAACATTTCCTGCGCGGCACGCTGAACAATGTGCTCGGGTTTTGCGAGTATCCGCTGGGCAGCCTTGGCCCCGCGCGCCTTGCCTGTAGCCGGGGCCGCGCGGCGCATGAACAGGCCGGATCGGTCTTTGGCATGGCCTATTCCGAGCTGATCCTCGGGCTGATCGAGAAATCCGCCGGCAATCTGCAAATCGCGCGTCAGCATTTCGCCTCTGGCGCCGATATGGCGCGCGAGGCGCTTGGCGCGGGATCTTATGCCGAGGCGATGGCTGCGGTCTTCCAGGCCGAGCTTGCCTATGAAAGCGACGATCTCGACGCCGCCGCGCGACACCTGGCCGACCATCGCGGTGAGATGGAGGCTTTTGGCCTTGTGGTCCATGAGATGACGGTGCGCCTGTCAGCTGCGCGGCTGTCGGCGGCGCGGGGCGAGACGGCAGCCGCCATCGCGATCCTCTCCGAGGCCGAGGTTTCCGGCGCCCGCAACCATTACCGCCGGCTGGTCGCTTCAGCGCTGAACGATCATGTCCGGCTCTTGCTGGCCGGGGGCAATGCGGCGCTGGCGCGGGGTGTGCTGATGGCGCGCGGCGTCAGCGAAGACAGCAGTGAGAGCCCCGGCGCGCCTTCGACCGCGCATGAGATGGAACAGATCGCGCTTTCACGGGTGCTGATCGCCGAAGGCACTGCCGCCGCCGCGCATGAGCGTCTGACCCGCATCGTCGGGCGGCTGCGCTATTCGGGGCGGCTCAGACGGCTGGTGCAGGTTCAGGCGGTGAACGCCATCGCCGCGCTGAACGCCGGCGAGCGCATGGCCGCCCTGAATGCGATTTCCGAAGCTGTCGAGACCGCTTTTCGTCAGGGCGCGCTGCGCAGCCTGCTGGATGAGGGCGCAGCCCTTGCGCGGGTGATCGACTGGGCAAGGCCGCGCATCCCGTCCTGGTCGCGTGACGTGGCGCTTTCCGCCTTTGTCACGGGCCTCCATTCCCGGCTGGCTCCCTCAGCACCTGCTGCCGGGCCACAGACCCAGGCCCCGCCACCGCTCCTGTCGCCAAAAGAGGCCGAGGTCGCGGCGGCCTTGCAGGCCGGAGCTTCGAACCGCGAGATTTCCGAACAGCTTGCGATTTCGATGGATACGGTGAAATGGCATCTGAAGAATATTTTCTCCAAGCTTGGTGTCTCCAGCCGCATTCAGGCGGTGCTGGCCTTGTCGGCCAGGGGAGACCGCCCGGACCCCCACCCGAAAGGGTGGTGAAGATTTTTCGCCACCCCCACCCCTAAGGGAGGCGCGTCCCCTTTAACCCTCGCCTAGCCTCCTCCCCGTAAGACCTGAGAATCTCTGGGCGGGAGAAACGCGCGATGACCACCGGCCTCGTGTCGCATGAGCTGTATCACTGGCATAATACCCAGAACTGGAACCTGGTTTTCCCGCCGGGCCTGACGGTGCAGCCGGGCGAACATGTCGAAAACCACGAGACCAAGCGGCGGATCCGCAATCTGCTCGAGGTCTCCGGCCTGCTGGATTACCTCGCACCGATCAGACCGCGCCCCGCGACGGAGGATGAGATCGCGCGTTTTCACACCCGCGAGCATATCGCGAAGATCAGGGCGATCAGCGAGGCGGGCTGGGGCGATGCCTCATACCTCACGCCACTTGGCGCCGGGAGTTTCGACATCGCGCTGCTGGCGGCGGGCGGCACGATTGCCGCGATGGATGCGGTGCTGACCGGCCAGGTGCAGAATGCCTATGCCCTGGTGCGCCCGCCGGGACATCATGCCGAGCGCAATATCGGCATGGGGTTCTGCCTTTTCGGCAATGTGCCGGTGGCGATCATGCATGCCCAGGCGACGCATGGCCTGGGCCGTGTCGCGACAGTGGACTGGGATGTCCACCACGGCAACGGCACCCAGGACGCGTTTTATGACAGCGGCGATGTGCTGACGATCTCGCTGCATCAGGATCGGCTTTACCCGACCCATTCCGGCCTGCATTCCGAGCGCGGCACCGGCAAAGGCGAGGGCTACAATCTCAATATCCCGCTGCCGCCGGGCTGCGGCAATGGCGCCTATATCGAGGCGTTCCGCCGTGTCGTCCTGCCCGCGCTCGAGCGTTACAAGCCCGATCTGATCGTGGTGCCCTCAGGGTTCGACGCCTGCGCGGTCGACCCGATGGGGCGGATGATGGTGACCTCGGAAGGCTATCGCCAGATGACCGCCATGCTGATGGAGGCCGCCGACCGGCTGTGCGGCGGGCGTCTCATGATGTCACATGAGGGCGGATATTCGGCGATGTATGCCCCCTATTGCGGCCTTGCCGTGCTGGAAGAAATGAGCGGGATCCGCACCCATGTCAGCGACCCCTGGGCCGAACATGCAGGCTGGGGCCAGCAGGAATTGCAGCCACATCAGGCCGCGATGATTGCCGATTCGGCGGCGCTTCTCGACGCGATCAGATAAAAAACACATATAAAACAATAGGGAAATGGTCATGAAAACGCTGAAACTGGCAGCCCCAAATGTGATCCCCGGGCGGCGGACATTCCTCAAGGGCGTCGCCGGCTTCGGCGGTGCAGCGGGCGCGATGCTTGCGGGTATGAATGACGGCGCCCGCGCGCAGGGCAGCGCCATCCCGGTCGGCCAGGCGGCCCCCCTTACCGATTTCGCCGCCGCTGACGGGGTCGAGTTTCGCAACGGTCTGATCATGGCCTGTGACGAGATCAACGCGCTTGGCGGCATTCTCGGCCGCCCGCTGGAGCCTCAGTTCGAGGATACCAAGCAGATGGGCGATGCCACCAACGTCCAGGCCGTGCAGCGTCTGATCGACCGCCACGGCGTCCATGCGGTGATAAACGGCTATAATGTCGGCTCCGGCTCGGCGATCCCCGATGTCATCGCCGACAGCGGCATCATCTATGTCCATTATGACGCAACTTTGGGTCATACGAGCCTCATTGAATCCGACCCCGAGCGCTATTTCGGCTCCTTCCAGGGCTGTGCTGCGGAATACTGGTACGGGCCGGGTTTCCTCGATTTCCTGAAATCGCTGGAGGCGAATAAGGAATTTACCCGTCCGAACAACAAGATGGCGGTGATCCTTTCGGCGGGCGTCTATGCCGCGAATATCGCCAATGGCGTCAAAGAACGTGCCGCGGAATATGGCTGGGAGATTTCCATGTTCGAGACGGTTTCCGTGCCGATCTCGGAATGGGGTCCGACACTGGCGAAACTGCGTGAAGATCCGCCGGCAGTGATCTGCATCACCCATTTCTTCCCCGCCGATCTGGCGCAGTTCATGGTGCAATTCGCGCCCAACCCCACGAATTCGCTGATCTATATGCAATATGGCCCGATGGTCCCCGCCTTCCGCGAGATTGCCGGCAAGGCATCGGAAGGGGTGATCTATGCAACCCTGGTGGGCGATCTTCAGGATGAGATCGGGCTGGATTTCGAGAAACGTTTCAAAGAGCGGTTCGGCGAGGCTGCGGGCCATAATTCCGGGGCGCAACCTTATGATGGCGCCTATCTCTGGGCCGTGGGCGCGGCGCTCGCAGGGGGCAGCGGCGAGCCGGATAATGCCGACCAGAACCGCCTGGTCGCCGACCGGATGCGGAACCTGATCTATCGCGGCGTCTGTGGCACCACGCGGATGAACCCGGCAAACAACGCCGCGCGCGCCTTCCCGACCGAAGTGAACGACCCCTCGCTCGGCATGCCGCATCAGTTCCTGCAGATTCAGGATGCGGCCGTGGGCGGTAAGCTGATCGCGCCCTGGCCCTATGCGACCGGCCCCTATGTGAAACCGTCCTGGCTGAAATGACGGAGCCCGCGACGATCCTCGCCTGCGAGGGGGTGACCAAACAATATGGCGCGCTGAAAGCCGTCAACGCGCTGGACTTCACGGTCCGGCGCGGCGAGGTGCTGGGGATCGGCGGGCCGAATGGTGCGGGAAAGACCACGCTTTTCGACGTGCTCTCCGGCCTCTCGCCCGCGACCGCCGGTCGGGTGCTGCTGGCTGGCAAAGAGATCACCGCTGACGCCCCCGACCGCATCTGTCATCAGGGCCTTGCACGAACCTTCCAGCTGAATGCGGCCTTTGATTCCATGTCATTGCGCGACAATGTGCGGCTGGCGGCGCAATTCGGGCGCCGCGCGCGGGCGATGCCCGGGCTGCGGCTTTCACGCGCGACGCAGGAGGCCGCCGATCAGGCGCTGGACTTCGTGGGGCTGACCCCGCGCGGGGCGACACTCGCGGGCCAGGCGCCGGTGATCGACCGTAAACTGCTGATGATCGCCTCGGCTTTGGCGACCGATCCGAAGATCCTGCTGATGGATGAACCGGTCGGCGGCCTGACCCATGCCGAGACCGATGTGATCATGGATTGCGTCCAGAGGCTGAAGGCGCGCGGCGTGACAATCATCCTGATCGAGCATGTGATGCGCTTTCTCGTAGGCCTGTCCGAACGCGTGATGATCCTCCATCACGGTGAGAAGATTTTCGAAGGCCCGCCCGGCGGACTGGTCGAAGATGCCACTGTGGTTGATGTCTATCTCGGGGCCGGCGCCTCTGAACGCTTGCGCGGCCATCTCAATGGAGGTGCCGCATGAGCCTGTTGGAAATCAGCGGTCTCGAGGTCACTTATGGTGTGCAGCGGGTGATAAGCGGCATTTCGCTGACGGTCAAAGAGGGCGAATTCGCGGCGCTGGTCGGCCCGAACGGGCATGGGAAAACCACGGTTCTGCGCGCGATTTCAGGCCTTGCCCGCGCACGCGCCGGTGAGATCCGCCTTGACGGCCAGTCGCTGACCCGCGCGCGGCCCGACCGCATCGTCGCGGCGGGCGTCATCCATGTGCCGCAGGGCGATCTCTTGTTTCCGGGCATGTCGGTGCTCGACAATCTCAGGATGGGCGCCTACCTCCCCGAGGCTGCGCGCGATGAGGCACGCCGTCTTGATGAGGTCTTTACGCTGCTGCCGAAACTGCGCGACCGGCAGGCTCAGACTGCCTCGACCCTTTCAGGTGGCGAGCGGCGCATGGTCGGGATCGGGCGCGGGCTGATGGCGGGCGGGCGGATCCTGATGCTCGATGAACCCTCTCTCGGGCTCGCCCCCATCGTGATTGACCAGATCTATGAGCTGGTGCAGGCGCTGGCGAAATCGGGGCGCACTATTCTGGTGGTCGAGGAAAATGCCATTCGCATCGCGGATATGGCTGACCGGATGCATCTTCTCGACAATGGCGCCATCGCCTGGTCGGGAACGGGGCAGGAGTTCCTGTCTTCTCCGGAAATTTTCGCCACATATCTGGGGGGCTGAGCCATGGATATCGCAACCCAGATCCTGATTTCCGGGCTGACCCTCGGCGCGGTCTATGCCGTTTCAACGATCGGCCTTGCGCTGATTTACGGCGCACTGAACATGCTGAACATGGCGCAAGGCGGTCTGCTGGCGCTTGGCGGCTATATCGCCATGTGGGGGATGCAGGCGATGGGCTGGCCCGCACCGCTGGCCGCACTGGCCGCAATGGCGGCGGGAGCGGTGGCGGGCGGTCTGATCTTTGTCGCGGCCGCGCGGCCGATCCTTGGTGGCGAAGGCTTCGAGACCCGCATCTTCATCGCCACCATCGGCATCGGGCTGATGCTGGAAAGCGTGATCCTCAAGACCTTTGGCCCACAACCCCAGGCGCAGAGCCTTAAGCTTGAAGGCGGCATCATGATCGGCCAGGTCAACCTGCCCTGGCAAAATGTGCTGATCTTTGTCACAGCTCTGTTGATGCTGGTGCTGGTGGCGGGAATGCTGAACCGCTCGCGCCTCGGGCGGGCGATCCGGGCGACCTCGATGAACCGTGATGCAGCGCAGCTGATGGGTGTGCCGATCCGCCGGATCTACCTGACGATCCTGATGCTCTCGGGCGCACTGGCGGCGCTGTCGGGGATCATGATCTCGTCAATGTCGGGGCTGTTGCCGAATATGGGGGCGGACCCGATGCTGAAAGCCTTCATCATCTGTGTCGTGGCGGGGTTGGGGAATGTGCCGGGCGCCGCGCTGACCGCCTTTGCCATCGGTATGCTTGAGGCGGTCATCCAATACATCTTCGGCGTACAATATGCCTTCGCGATCCTGCTTTGTCTTGTGATCGCAGTGCTGATCTGGAGACCCCAGGGCGTCTTTGGCCAGAAAGAAGTGGTGCGGCTATGATCCGGTCTCCTGTCAGACGCGATGTCGTGATTGCGCTGGTGCTGTTTCTTCTGATGCTGGCGGTGCCATTGCTGACCGGCACCCGCTATGTGCTGACGCAGCTGACGGTTTTCTTCATCTGGGCGGTGGTGGCGAGCCAGTGGAACCTGGTTCTGGGCGTCGCGGGGATCTTTTCACTGGCGCAGATGGCGCTGTTCGCGGTCGGTGCCTATGCGACCGCGATGCTGGCCTATTATATCGGGCTGATGCTGCCCGCCGCGATGCTGCTGGCCGCCCTGGTGACGGTAGGTGTCTCGCTGGTGATCGGCTTTGCCTGCCTGAGGCTGAAAGGCCCCTATGTGGCGCTGCTGACGCTGGCGATTGGCCAGGTCATGTATCTTCTGGTCGTGAACGACACCGCCTGTTTCACCACGCCCGCCTCGGGCTGTCTGCCTTTGTTCGGCGGCGCGCGCGGCTTTTCGCGGTTCGGAGATCTGGGCTTTCGCGATCTTCTCGGCTCGAAATGGTATATCGGGCATTACTATACCGGGCTGGTGCTGCTGCTTGCCGCGCAGCTGTTCTGCATCGCGATCATCCATGGCCCGCTGGGACTGGCCTTTCGGGGCCTGCGCGACAATCCCGGCCTTGCACTGGCACGCGGCGTGTCGCGGATGCGCTATCAGCTCTGGGTCTTTGGCCTTTCCGCCTTTTTCACCGGCCTTGCCGGCGCCTTTCATGCCGCGCATTTCGGCGTGGTCGGGCCGACTGCTTTTGCATTCGCGATGCTTCTCTTCATCCTTGCGATGATCGTGGTCGGCGGGCTTGGCACCACATGGGGGCCCCTGATCGGCGCCGCGCTTCTGATGTGGGCCGATGAGGGGCTGCGCGAAGTGTCGGACTGGCGCGAGATCGGCATCGGGCTTGTGCTGGCGGGCTGCGTGATCCTTTTTCCCAAAGGGCTTGCCGGAATCCGGTTCAGGTTCGGCCAGGGGCGCGGTCAGAGACCGGATGCACCACCTGCGCCCCCGCCTCATACCAGGCCGGTCTGACCGTCCGGAGCCGGGAAAATCACCGCCCCCCATCGGCGGGCGATCCAGTGCGGGCAGCGGGGGCCGGTAAGGCACAGGCCCCCGCCATGGGTCGGGCAAAGGGAGCAGCCCGGCCGGGGAAAGAAGCGCCCGGATCCCGGGCAGTCAGATCGCCTGAGGCCGGAAATCCGCATCGCGCGCGGGCATCACATTGCGCAAAAGCGTGATGGATTTCTCGAGACCTTCGCGCGAATTCAGCAGCACATCCTCATGCTCGATTGAGAGCCAGCCATCATACCCCGCCATCTTCAGCCGATAGCAGAACTGCCGCCACCATTCCTCGCCATGGCCGAAGCCGAGCGTGATGTAAGACCAGCTGCGGGCCGGAATATCCATCAGACCGCCGTTTTCCAGCAGGCTGGTGGTTGCCTGTTTCGGCGCATTGAGGAAGGTATCCTTGGCATGGACATGAAAGATCGCCTCGCCAAGCGCCCCGGCTGCGGCCAGAGGGTCGGCCCCCATCCAGAACAGATGGCTCGGGTCGAGATTGGCGCCGATCACCGGCCCGACCGCATCCCGCAGCTTCAGAAGCGAGGGCACGTTATAGACGCATTGATTGCCATGCATTTCGAGTGCGATCTGCGACACGCCCGAGGCCGTCGCCAGATCAGACATCTCGCTCCAGAACGGGATCAGCTTTTCATGCCATTGCCATTCGAGGATCTTTTGCGTCTCGGGCGGCCAGCTTGCCACGACCCAGTTCGGCATCAGATCCCCCTCGCGCCCGGCCGGCAGACCCGACATGGTCACGATCTTCGTGATCCCCATATCGCCCGCGATGCGGATGGTATCGCGCAGGCATTCCGCCTGATGCGGTTCGGTCGGATGCAGCGGATTGCCGTTTGCATTCAGGCAGATCAGCTCCAGTCCGCGATCTGCAAAGGCCTTCATGAAGGCTTTGCGCGCGCCGGCATCGCGCGTCATCAGCGCAAGGTCGAAATGCGGCGCGGTCGACCAGCCGCCGGTATTGACCTCAAGCCCCGCGACGCCAAGACGGGCAGCCGTCTCCAGCACGCCTTCAAAGCTGTCTCCGCCGAGACTGTCTGTTACAAAACCAAGCTTCATGGTCAGTCTGTCCTTTTGCGGTAGAAATCCGGCTGCGCGATCATTTCAACGACAACCCGCCGCCCCTCTTTCAGCGAGGTCACCCCGGCCTCGGCAATCACCGATGCGGCGTAACCATCCCAGGCATTGGCCCCATCCGCCGGAAAGACCCCGCTGCGGACAAAGTCGATGAAAGCGCGGTTCTGGCGGCGATAGGCCTCGGCAAAGCGCGGGCGCCAGTCGGCGGCATAGGTGGTGACCTGTTGCAGGCCGCGGTCGATGCGCGAATGCAGCGGGGCGGAAAGCGAAACCGCACCGGTTTCCCCGACCAGCTCGCCGCGCACGTCATAGCCATAGGCGGCGTTGTTATTCACCTCGATGGTGACGACCTGGCCCTGGTCCGTTTCCAGCACCATCACCACGGGCCCGACCCTGCCACTGGCGAGTTGCGGCGAGAAGGCCGTCACGGCGACATAATCCGTTCCCAATACGAAACGGGTCGCGTCGAATTCATGCGGCGCGGAATTGGTGATCGCCATATCGGCGGTGAAATCGGCGGCGGGGTTTTCGACATTGCGGTGGAAGTTGTGCATCATCACCGCGCGCCCGATCAGCCCGTCGCGCAGTGCGCCGCGCATCTCCTGGTAGGACTGGTCATAGCGGCGCATGAAGCCAAGCTGCACTGACTGACGGCCGCTGGCCTCTTCCGCCGCCATGACCTCAAGGCATTCCGATGAAAGCGGCGAGAGCGGCTTTTCGCAAAGCACCGGCTTTCCCGCCGCAAGGCAGGCTTTGGTCAGCGGCGCATGGGTGAAATCGGGGCTGGCGATCAGCACGGCGTCGATATCGGCACGCGCAATCAGCGCGTCCGCATCGGTGCCGGCCCCGGCGCCATAAGCGCGGGCGAGCGTCTCTGCACGATCTGCCGAAGCATCGACCACAAGGCGCAGTTCTGCCCCCGGCAGGTCTTCGGCGAAGATCTTCGCGTGATCGGCCCCCATAATCCCGGCGCCGATAATTCCAATTCTGACAGTCATTTATGTCATTCCTACCGTTTCACAGCCCATTGCCGCAGCACCCGATCGCCAAGCGCCGCCACGACCACGATCACCCCCAGCGTGAGGATGAACCATTGCGGCCTGACCCCCATCACCACCAGATAGGACTGGATCGACGAGAGCACGAAAGCCCCCGTAAGCGCGCCCGGCAGCGACACCCGCCCGCCCGCCAGCAGACAGCCGCCCAGAACGCATGAGGCAATCGCCTGCAACTCCATCAGCCGCCCCATCGAGCCATCGGCAAAGCCCAGCTTGCCGGCTTCGAGCCCTCCGGCGAGGCCCGCAAGCAGGCCGCAGATCACGAAGGCCGAGAATTTGATACGGTCGACGCGGACGCCGCGCGAATGGGCGCTTGCGGCCGAGCCGCCGACCGCCAGCAGACGATTGCCGAAAGGCGTGGCGCGCAGAAGGATCATCAGAACGACGAGGCTTACCCCCAGCCAGATCAGTCCGGTGTTGAAGCCGAGAATATCGCCGCCGCCAAAGAGCCAGTAGGTAAAGCCCCCGCGCGCCGCATAGGGGATCGAGAAGGAAAATCCGTCGGTCAGTGCAATCGCGATGCCGCGAAATATCATCAGCGATCCGAGCGTGATGATCAGCGAAGGTGTGCCGGTTTTCGTGATCAGCCAGCCATTGAAAGCCCCGATCAGCCCGCCCACCGTCACCGCCGCCAGCATCGCAATCGCCGGGTCGATCCTGAGCGCCAGCCAGAGGTAGACCAGCGCGCCCATTCCGAAGGTCGATCCGACCGAGATGTCGATCTCGCCGGTGCCGATCACCAGCGCCACGCCCAGGGTCATCAGACCGAGCGTCGCCGTGACCTGCAAAATAGTCGCGAAATTATAGAGATTGGCCCAGCGACCATCGGAACTGGTGGCGAAGAACACCACCAGAAGGCCCGCGATCAGAAAGATGCCGATCTCGGAATGGCGCCGTACCAGGCGTTTGAACCCTTGCGCCGCCATCAGACGGTCTCCCGCTTTTCGACCTTGCGGCCACCCTGGCGGATGACCTCCTCCAGTTCGTCGGCGGTCATGGCACTGGTGGCGGCGTCTTCGATCTTTTCGCCGTTTTCCATAATGATGATCCGGTCGGCGAGCTTATGGACCTGGAAGATGTCATGGGTGATATAGATCACCAGCAACCCCTGTTCCTTCAGCGCCAGGGCGAGTTCATTGACATGTTCACGCTCGCGCACGGAAAGGTGGTTCGTGGGCTCATCCATGATGACAACGCGGTTCCTGAACGCAACCG
This DNA window, taken from Rhodobacter sp. 24-YEA-8, encodes the following:
- a CDS encoding FdhF/YdeP family oxidoreductase translates to MGKNEFIGKSSAAAGGWGALKSCGKRLLATGNPLAGARTMLRANQPDGFDCPGCAWGDPEHGSSFEFCENGVKAVAWEATQKRVTPDFFAAHTVTELRGWSDFDLEHQGRLTHPMVYDTASDRYRQTSWEEAFAAIGAALNALDDPDRAEFYTSGRASNEAAFLYQLFVRLYGTNNFPDCSNMCHEASGVALTEAIGIGKGTVLLEDFEAADAIFVIGQNPGTNHPRMLADLRKATARGAKVVVFNPLKEKGLQRFADPQNKLEMIFGGSEPTSTDYYQPRLGGDMAAVRGIAKLVFAAEDQALADGRPSVIDHAFIREHCHGFDAWKVEVDATDWDQILEQSGLTLEEITRAAGVYLAADKVICTWAMGVTQHRHSVATIREIASLMFLRGNIGRPGTGLCPVRGHSNVQGDRTVGINEKAPKALIDALEREIGVKMPRNRGHNVVEAIGAMISGRAKAFIGLGGNFARATPDSDLVAKILQSLDLTVHVATKLNHSHLLPGRVSYILPCLGRTEIDKNSKGIRQIVTVEDSMSMVHGSGGINMPASKELKSEVAIVAGIAAATVGSEHVDWAGLADENDRIRDLIARVLPAFGDYNTAVRQKRGFWLRNPASEREFNTATGRANFFPDRLPDQTEWQQAGPGRLVLQTFRSHDQYNTTIYGMDDRYRGVYGERRVIFINRDDLARLGHGAGDLVDLTSEAADGAVRRASGFRLVPYDIPQGCIAGYYPELNLLVPHDAWGEGSFTPVSKSILVTLHPQ
- a CDS encoding LuxR C-terminal-related transcriptional regulator, translating into MATVIDTKIHPPLLRSTLLRREAALALMDQALAHPLTVLRAPAGFGKTTLVAQWGAGLEETGFAWLSLDPMADSGRSFILHLIRAVGRALPAPDMALQNLITSESLSATGALAALVAAVLAAGRPLVLVLDDLHRLTSAEALAFLQSLIDHAPSRLHIVLISRSDPPLHLAHLRARGQLVRIPDSALRFSRAETADFLHESLGLTMEPAELTTLHTRTEGWIAALQLAGLAMNEEGDRPGFLARFSGADGDIAAFLGQEVLSRLPGDMMDFLSRSAVLEWFDADLAAQVTGHQDAAAMIRRIDQANLFLVALTPSRTTFRYHHLFADLLRSLPRTAELAPALNRAAADCLSARGLEIDAVHYALAAGDTLRAAELVETCCMAAVKLGQITRLRAWLERLPPGVNDSRPRLLLAQAWVYFHSSAPRRALTCVRAARDLLRQTQSDAALPRETHAALWAEMQVLGVGALSAGERSARARRMALTLLPGLPHQEHFLRGTLNNVLGFCEYPLGSLGPARLACSRGRAAHEQAGSVFGMAYSELILGLIEKSAGNLQIARQHFASGADMAREALGAGSYAEAMAAVFQAELAYESDDLDAAARHLADHRGEMEAFGLVVHEMTVRLSAARLSAARGETAAAIAILSEAEVSGARNHYRRLVASALNDHVRLLLAGGNAALARGVLMARGVSEDSSESPGAPSTAHEMEQIALSRVLIAEGTAAAAHERLTRIVGRLRYSGRLRRLVQVQAVNAIAALNAGERMAALNAISEAVETAFRQGALRSLLDEGAALARVIDWARPRIPSWSRDVALSAFVTGLHSRLAPSAPAAGPQTQAPPPLLSPKEAEVAAALQAGASNREISEQLAISMDTVKWHLKNIFSKLGVSSRIQAVLALSARGDRPDPHPKGW
- a CDS encoding class II histone deacetylase, giving the protein MTTGLVSHELYHWHNTQNWNLVFPPGLTVQPGEHVENHETKRRIRNLLEVSGLLDYLAPIRPRPATEDEIARFHTREHIAKIRAISEAGWGDASYLTPLGAGSFDIALLAAGGTIAAMDAVLTGQVQNAYALVRPPGHHAERNIGMGFCLFGNVPVAIMHAQATHGLGRVATVDWDVHHGNGTQDAFYDSGDVLTISLHQDRLYPTHSGLHSERGTGKGEGYNLNIPLPPGCGNGAYIEAFRRVVLPALERYKPDLIVVPSGFDACAVDPMGRMMVTSEGYRQMTAMLMEAADRLCGGRLMMSHEGGYSAMYAPYCGLAVLEEMSGIRTHVSDPWAEHAGWGQQELQPHQAAMIADSAALLDAIR